One window of the Glycocaulis alkaliphilus genome contains the following:
- a CDS encoding phosphomannomutase/phosphoglucomutase encodes MTDSQRPAADIPPNSWEFETRPLIKPTGFREYDARWWFGHPGSDKAPELNLYGVQALGLGLGTLMHELGVAPHIVTGHDFRSYSLSVKQALEVGLMQAGVTVHDIGLALSPMAYFAQFDLDIPAVAMVTASHNSNGWTGVKMGVERPLTFGPDEMSRLKTIVLEGLGKARAGGGYVRADGVRERYIADLVGGFKAKRKLKVVAACGNGTAGAFAPQALEAMGVEVVALNCDLDHTFPNYNPNPEDMKMLHALAEAVREHKADVGLAFDGDGDRCGVVDNEGEEIFADKVGLMLARDLSAEHKGATFVVDVKSTGLYATDPVLKANGAKTDYFKTGHSYIKRRSHKLGALAGFEKSGHFFLQPPVGKGYDCGLTAARCVIAMLDNNPDSSMADLKRALPVSYGSPTMSPACADEVKYDVVERIIASFEDKKAKREKVAGRAIVDVNTVNGVRFTFADGAWGLIRASSNTPNLVVVVESLASKEDVSAIFAAIKQELAKYPEVGAFDQEI; translated from the coding sequence GGAGCTCAATCTTTACGGTGTGCAGGCGCTGGGACTGGGACTTGGCACGCTGATGCACGAGCTGGGCGTCGCGCCGCATATCGTGACGGGCCATGATTTCCGCAGCTATTCGCTTTCGGTGAAACAGGCGCTGGAAGTGGGCCTGATGCAGGCCGGTGTGACGGTGCATGATATTGGCCTGGCGCTGTCGCCCATGGCCTATTTTGCGCAGTTCGATCTGGATATTCCCGCCGTTGCCATGGTCACGGCCAGCCACAACTCCAATGGCTGGACCGGCGTGAAGATGGGCGTGGAACGTCCGCTGACCTTCGGGCCGGACGAGATGAGCCGGCTGAAAACCATCGTTCTTGAGGGGCTAGGCAAGGCGCGCGCTGGCGGCGGTTATGTGCGCGCCGATGGCGTACGCGAGCGCTATATCGCCGATCTGGTGGGCGGGTTCAAAGCAAAGCGAAAGCTGAAAGTGGTCGCCGCCTGCGGCAATGGCACGGCTGGCGCGTTTGCCCCGCAGGCGCTCGAAGCCATGGGCGTGGAGGTGGTCGCGCTGAACTGCGATCTCGATCACACCTTCCCGAACTACAACCCGAACCCTGAAGACATGAAGATGCTGCACGCGCTGGCCGAGGCGGTGCGCGAGCACAAGGCCGATGTCGGCCTTGCCTTCGATGGTGACGGGGACCGGTGCGGCGTGGTCGATAATGAGGGCGAGGAGATTTTCGCCGACAAGGTTGGCCTGATGCTGGCGCGTGATCTCTCCGCTGAGCACAAGGGCGCCACTTTCGTGGTCGATGTGAAATCGACCGGGCTTTACGCCACCGATCCGGTGCTGAAAGCCAATGGCGCGAAGACCGATTACTTCAAGACCGGCCATTCCTATATCAAGCGCCGCTCCCACAAGCTGGGCGCGCTGGCGGGCTTTGAGAAGTCCGGCCATTTCTTCCTGCAGCCGCCCGTCGGCAAGGGCTATGATTGCGGGCTGACGGCGGCGCGCTGCGTCATCGCCATGCTGGACAATAATCCGGATAGCTCGATGGCCGATCTCAAGCGCGCTCTTCCCGTCAGCTATGGCTCGCCCACCATGTCGCCCGCCTGCGCGGACGAGGTGAAATACGACGTGGTGGAACGGATCATCGCCAGCTTTGAAGACAAGAAGGCGAAGCGTGAAAAGGTCGCGGGCCGCGCAATCGTGGACGTGAACACGGTCAATGGCGTGCGCTTCACCTTTGCCGATGGGGCCTGGGGGCTGATCCGGGCCTCCTCCAACACGCCCAACCTGGTCGTGGTGGTGGAAAGCCTCGCCTCCAAAGAAGATGTCAGCGCGATCTTCGCCGCGATCAAGCAGGAGCTGGCGAAATATCCTGAAGTCGGCGCGTTCGATCAGGAAATCTGA
- the rfbB gene encoding dTDP-glucose 4,6-dehydratase, with translation MTILVTGGAGFIGSAVVRLAVSRGLSVVNLDALTYAASLENVASVATSPLYAFEHADIRDRAALERIFNAHQPDAVMHLAAESHVDRSIDGPADFIETNINGTFNLLEAARKYWAGKGRPEAFRVHHISTDEVYGSLPADPSVKFTEETRYDPRSPYSASKAAADHLVRAWHETYGLPVVLTNCSNNYGPYHFPEKLIPLMIIKALAGETLPVYGDGSNVRDWLYVEDHADALLTVLQAGAVGRAYNIGGNSERTNLELVTALCAVLDELRPSTQPYASLIRFVEDRPGHDARYAIDASRIAGELGWRPSVTLEEGLRRTVQWYLDNERWWRPLLARKGAGDRLGTKV, from the coding sequence ATGACAATACTGGTCACAGGCGGGGCGGGATTTATCGGCTCGGCGGTTGTCCGCCTGGCGGTGTCGCGCGGCCTGTCCGTGGTCAATCTCGATGCGCTGACCTATGCGGCCTCGCTGGAGAATGTGGCGTCTGTGGCCACCTCCCCGCTCTACGCCTTCGAGCACGCAGACATACGCGACCGGGCTGCATTGGAGCGGATTTTTAACGCCCACCAGCCCGATGCCGTCATGCATCTGGCGGCTGAAAGCCATGTCGACCGCTCCATTGATGGCCCGGCTGACTTCATCGAGACCAATATCAACGGCACGTTCAACCTGCTCGAAGCGGCGCGCAAATACTGGGCGGGCAAGGGCAGGCCGGAAGCTTTCCGCGTCCACCACATCTCCACTGACGAGGTGTATGGCTCCCTGCCCGCCGATCCGTCAGTGAAGTTTACCGAAGAGACGCGCTACGATCCGCGCTCGCCCTATTCAGCCTCCAAGGCGGCGGCCGACCATCTGGTGCGCGCCTGGCATGAGACCTATGGCCTGCCGGTTGTGCTGACCAACTGCTCGAACAATTACGGGCCCTATCATTTTCCCGAAAAACTGATCCCGCTGATGATCATCAAGGCGCTCGCGGGCGAGACCTTGCCGGTCTATGGCGATGGCTCCAATGTGCGCGACTGGCTCTATGTCGAAGACCATGCCGACGCGCTGCTGACCGTGCTGCAGGCGGGCGCTGTGGGCCGCGCCTACAATATCGGGGGCAATAGCGAGCGCACCAATCTGGAGCTGGTGACGGCCCTGTGCGCGGTGCTGGATGAGCTGCGTCCTTCAACGCAGCCCTATGCCAGCCTTATCCGCTTTGTCGAGGACCGGCCCGGCCATGATGCCCGCTACGCGATTGATGCCAGCCGCATAGCCGGCGAGCTGGGCTGGCGCCCCTCTGTGACGCTTGAAGAGGGTCTGCGCCGCACGGTGCAATGGTATCTGGACAATGAGCGCTGGTGGCGGCCTCTGCTGGCGCGCAAGGGCGCAGGCGACAGGCTCGGCACGAAGGTCTGA
- the rfbA gene encoding glucose-1-phosphate thymidylyltransferase RfbA translates to MTARKGIILAGGSGSRLYPVTAVVSKQLLPIYDKPMIYYPLSVLMMTGVREIAIITTPHDQALFQALLGDGSQWGISLSYIAQPSPDGLAQAYLLAEDFLAGAPSVMVLGDNIFFGQGLREMLRSADARPSGGTVFGYEVADPQRYGVLAFDDEGRATHIVEKPETPPSEFAVTGLYFLDGNAPARARKVTPSGRGELEITCLLQMYLDAGELEVETMGAGYAWLDTGTPDSLLEAADFVSTLERRQGSKIACPEEIAFRQGFIAREDLRALADAMGGGAYALYLRRLADRVK, encoded by the coding sequence GTGACAGCACGCAAGGGTATCATTCTGGCAGGCGGGTCGGGCTCGCGGCTTTATCCGGTCACGGCTGTGGTCTCAAAACAGCTCCTGCCGATCTACGACAAGCCGATGATCTATTATCCGCTGTCGGTGCTGATGATGACGGGCGTGCGCGAGATCGCCATCATCACCACGCCGCACGATCAGGCTCTGTTTCAGGCGCTGCTGGGTGATGGCAGTCAGTGGGGCATATCGCTGAGCTATATCGCCCAGCCATCGCCTGACGGGCTGGCACAGGCCTATCTGCTGGCGGAGGATTTTCTGGCCGGTGCGCCATCGGTGATGGTGCTGGGCGACAATATCTTCTTTGGCCAGGGCCTGCGCGAGATGCTGCGTTCGGCGGATGCGCGTCCATCAGGCGGGACGGTGTTCGGATACGAGGTTGCCGACCCTCAACGCTATGGCGTTCTGGCTTTCGATGATGAGGGCCGTGCAACGCACATCGTCGAAAAGCCTGAAACGCCGCCTTCCGAGTTTGCCGTTACCGGGCTCTACTTCCTCGACGGAAACGCCCCGGCGCGCGCCCGCAAGGTCACGCCGTCCGGGCGCGGCGAGCTGGAGATTACCTGCCTGTTGCAGATGTATCTCGATGCAGGCGAGCTGGAGGTGGAAACCATGGGCGCAGGCTATGCGTGGCTGGATACCGGCACGCCCGACAGCTTGCTGGAAGCAGCCGATTTCGTCTCTACGCTGGAACGCCGGCAAGGCTCCAAGATTGCCTGCCCGGAAGAGATCGCATTTCGGCAGGGCTTTATCGCCCGCGAGGATTTGCGCGCGCTCGCCGATGCGATGGGTGGCGGCGCCTATGCGCTATACCTTCGACGGCTCGCTGACAGGGTGAAGTGA
- a CDS encoding DegT/DnrJ/EryC1/StrS family aminotransferase — MQFIDLQAQYARIAERVDARILSAVRSGRFILGPEVQELEAALARFSGSSRALGCANGTDALVLPLMAWGLRPGDAVFCPSFTFTATAEVVPWLGASPVFVDIDPATYNMDPAHLEASIEMVKAKGELNPRAVIAVDLFGQPANYPQIAEIAQRHGLKLIADSAQGFGCTLDGKHPSHWSDVTTTSFFPAKPLGCYGDGGAVLTDDADLAEIMESFAVHGKAMPRDIEKRAFEHDPKYFNVRIGMNSRLDTIQAAVLLEKLAVFPDEIEARNRIAGRYNTHLEKHVDAVPQVIANGVSVWAQYTIEHSRRDALAAHLKSRGIPTAVYYPIPIHQQEPYAKYPAGPGGLPVTEEKAEKVISLPMHPYLDEAAQDAVITAIREF; from the coding sequence ATGCAATTCATTGATCTTCAAGCCCAATACGCCCGTATCGCGGAGAGGGTGGACGCCCGGATCCTGTCGGCCGTGCGCAGCGGGCGGTTTATTCTGGGCCCGGAAGTTCAGGAGCTTGAGGCTGCGCTGGCCCGGTTCAGTGGTTCATCGCGCGCGCTGGGCTGTGCCAATGGCACCGATGCGCTGGTCCTGCCGCTGATGGCGTGGGGGCTGCGCCCCGGTGACGCGGTATTCTGTCCGTCCTTCACCTTTACCGCCACGGCGGAAGTGGTGCCCTGGCTTGGGGCCTCGCCGGTCTTCGTCGATATTGACCCGGCGACCTATAATATGGACCCGGCCCATCTTGAGGCCTCCATCGAGATGGTGAAGGCAAAAGGCGAGCTGAACCCGCGCGCCGTGATTGCAGTCGACCTGTTCGGCCAGCCCGCCAACTATCCGCAGATTGCCGAGATTGCGCAGCGCCATGGCCTGAAACTGATCGCGGACAGCGCGCAGGGCTTTGGCTGCACGCTGGACGGCAAGCATCCCTCCCACTGGAGCGATGTGACGACCACCTCCTTCTTCCCGGCCAAGCCGCTGGGCTGCTATGGCGATGGCGGGGCGGTGCTGACCGATGATGCGGATCTCGCCGAGATCATGGAATCGTTTGCCGTACATGGCAAAGCCATGCCGCGCGACATCGAGAAGCGTGCCTTCGAGCACGATCCCAAATACTTCAATGTCCGCATCGGCATGAATTCGCGCCTGGACACCATCCAGGCGGCGGTGCTGCTGGAAAAGCTGGCGGTATTCCCCGACGAGATCGAGGCGCGTAACCGCATTGCCGGGCGCTACAACACGCATCTGGAAAAGCATGTCGATGCCGTGCCGCAGGTCATCGCAAATGGGGTGTCTGTCTGGGCGCAGTACACGATCGAGCACAGCCGCCGTGACGCGCTGGCGGCCCATCTCAAATCACGCGGCATTCCGACCGCCGTGTACTATCCCATCCCGATCCACCAGCAGGAGCCGTATGCGAAATACCCTGCCGGGCCGGGCGGACTGCCTGTCACGGAAGAGAAGGCAGAAAAGGTGATCTCCCTGCCCATGCATCCCTATCTGGACGAAGCCGCGCAGGACGCGGTCATCACCGCAATCCGCGAGTTCTAG
- a CDS encoding LPS-assembly protein LptD, translated as MKLPFRTMCAAAALLTGLMFANAATAQEGERPIYLDAIEIEQNREGNVITARGEVSVQSGDRMLFADEVEYRTDEDRVIARGNVRLHDGDMPAQTAEEIELTNEWSEAMATGFAMLMDNNGRAASAYAVRRSDGGVTLHRAYYTACDLCEDSRRPPTWRFRAREVVQDPESEMIYYRDVRLEAFGVPIFYSPVFAHADPSAPRRSGFLIPTVDLSNRLGFVYQQPYYHVMSPHRDLVVTPMVMTEYNPVVRYEYRQRFWSGAIRVRGSATYEQEFDRDGGFGDSELRGHIAGSGAFNIAPGWVWRFNVQLTSDPLYMERYGLRGDADRDSDFARLNARLLPTEINVRGRTRQYFANATVMGFQSLADNIDDETLPIIAPIVEAEYRLPLPGWAGFANARASGIYLTRDVGNDYARATGEIDWSRNFTLPGGIRVSPYAGARGDAYRFTRTNASGVTLETREFTRTMANAGVDVSWPFLRPGDLGDTILAPRIQLASSTALGDDELAPGEDSLNLELDVSNLFARNRANGYDAWEEGTHLNAGLTASFQSKTRYLPDTELFVGRSFRLDGDASFGPGSGLDEEQSDWVAQLDVNFGNQFELGVRGRFDGDTTQANRIDAFSRVSIWRVRGDITYSLVDDAAVTTRVRESINLGGNFRVTDNWFLAYSAVRDLERGVTRKQDVSLIYRDECTDLRIIYDQTNYDIGNLGPSRSIMLQVTLFSIGNR; from the coding sequence CGACGAAGACCGCGTGATCGCGCGCGGCAATGTGCGCCTGCATGACGGGGATATGCCTGCCCAGACCGCCGAAGAGATCGAGCTGACCAATGAATGGTCGGAGGCGATGGCCACCGGCTTTGCCATGCTGATGGACAATAATGGCCGGGCTGCATCGGCCTACGCCGTCCGCCGGTCAGACGGCGGCGTGACCCTCCACCGGGCTTACTATACCGCCTGCGACCTCTGTGAGGACAGCCGCCGCCCGCCGACTTGGCGTTTCCGCGCCCGCGAGGTGGTCCAAGACCCTGAATCAGAGATGATCTATTACCGCGACGTCCGGCTGGAGGCGTTCGGGGTGCCGATTTTCTACTCGCCCGTCTTTGCCCATGCGGACCCGTCTGCGCCGCGCCGTTCCGGCTTCCTCATTCCGACGGTGGACCTCTCCAACCGGCTCGGCTTTGTCTACCAGCAGCCCTATTATCACGTGATGTCGCCACATCGCGATCTGGTCGTCACGCCGATGGTGATGACCGAATACAATCCGGTTGTCCGTTATGAATACCGCCAGCGTTTCTGGTCAGGTGCGATCCGGGTGCGCGGCAGCGCCACCTATGAGCAGGAGTTCGACCGCGATGGCGGGTTCGGCGATTCCGAACTTCGCGGCCATATTGCCGGGTCTGGCGCATTCAATATCGCGCCGGGCTGGGTCTGGCGCTTCAATGTCCAGCTGACATCCGACCCGCTTTACATGGAGCGCTACGGGCTGAGAGGCGATGCTGACCGGGATTCCGATTTTGCAAGGCTCAATGCCCGCCTCCTGCCGACCGAGATCAATGTTCGCGGCCGGACACGGCAGTATTTTGCCAATGCCACCGTCATGGGTTTCCAGTCGCTGGCAGACAATATCGACGATGAAACCCTGCCCATCATTGCCCCCATCGTGGAGGCCGAATACCGGCTGCCGCTTCCCGGCTGGGCGGGATTTGCCAATGCCAGGGCATCGGGCATCTATCTGACGCGCGATGTAGGCAATGATTACGCGCGGGCGACGGGCGAAATCGACTGGTCGCGCAATTTCACCCTGCCCGGCGGCATCCGCGTTTCTCCCTATGCCGGCGCACGCGGCGACGCCTACCGCTTCACACGCACCAATGCGAGCGGCGTGACGCTGGAAACGCGCGAGTTTACGCGCACCATGGCGAATGCCGGTGTGGACGTGTCATGGCCCTTCCTGCGTCCGGGCGATCTGGGCGACACGATTCTGGCGCCGCGCATCCAGCTGGCCTCATCGACGGCGCTGGGCGACGACGAACTCGCGCCGGGCGAGGACAGCCTCAATCTGGAGCTTGATGTCTCCAACCTGTTCGCCCGCAACCGGGCCAATGGCTATGACGCCTGGGAAGAGGGTACGCACCTCAATGCCGGCCTGACAGCCAGCTTCCAGTCGAAGACGCGCTACCTGCCCGACACCGAGCTGTTTGTCGGCCGCAGTTTCCGTCTGGATGGCGATGCCAGCTTCGGTCCCGGGTCTGGCCTTGATGAAGAACAGTCGGACTGGGTGGCCCAGCTCGATGTCAATTTCGGCAATCAGTTCGAGCTGGGTGTGAGGGGGCGCTTTGACGGCGACACCACCCAGGCCAACCGGATCGATGCCTTCTCGCGTGTGTCGATCTGGCGCGTCCGGGGCGACATCACCTACTCGCTTGTCGACGATGCTGCCGTCACCACGCGGGTGCGTGAATCGATCAATCTCGGCGGTAATTTCCGCGTCACCGATAACTGGTTTCTGGCCTATTCTGCCGTGCGCGATCTGGAGCGCGGGGTCACGCGCAAACAGGATGTCAGCCTGATCTATCGCGATGAATGCACCGATCTGCGGATCATTTACGACCAGACCAATTACGACATCGGCAATCTTGGCCCCAGCCGGTCAATCATGCTGCAGGTGACGCTGTTCTCGATCGGAAACCGCTAG